In Streptomyces sp. NBC_00344, the genomic window CGGGTCGACTCCGATCGACAGCGCCTCCATATGGTCGGAGCGCATCAGTTTGGCGTAGGCGAGCGCCCGCAGCGTCGGCTTGTGGACCTTGGAGACCAGGACGATCGAGTGCACGCGGGAGGGGCGCAGGCTGTCGTCGGACGGCGCGTCGGGCGCCGCGATCTCCTCGGAGACCCGGTCGTAGTGCCTGCGGATCGCGCTCATCGTCACGTAGAAGATCACCATGCCGAGCAGGGCGACCCAGGCTCCGTGGGTGAACTTGGTGAGGAGGACGACGACGAGCACCAGGCCGGTGAAGAAGGCGCCGAAGGTGTTGATGGCACGGGAGCGGACCATGTGGCGGCGCTTGGCCTGGTCCTGTTCCGTCGCCAGATGGCGGTTCCAGTGCCGCACCATGCCGGTCTGGCTGAGGGTGAAGGAGACGAACACGCCGACGATGTAGAGCTGGATCAGCCGGGTGGAGTCGGCGCCGTAGATCACGACGAGCAGGATGGCCGCGCCGGCCAGCAGCACGATGCCGTTGGAGAAGGCGAGGCGGTCACCACGGGTGTGCAGCTGGCGGGGCAGGTAGCGGTCCTGCGCGAGGATCGAGCCGAGCAGCGGGAAGCCGTTGTACGCGGTGTTGGCGGCCAGGAAGAGGACCAGCGCGGTCGCGCCGGCCAGAACCACGAAGAAGAAGGTCCCGTCGCCGAAGACCGCGGCGGCCACCTGCGAGATGACCGGGTCCTGGGTGAAGCCCGAGCCCACGCCGACACCGTGCCTGAGCAGGTCGGTGGCCGGGTTCTCGGCCATCTTCACATCGGTGGCCATGGCCAGACCGATGATGCCGCAGAACATGGTGACCGCCAGCAGGCCCATCATGGCCAGCGTGGTCGCCGCGTTCTTGCTCTTCGGCTTGCGGAAGGCGGGTACGCCGTTGCTGATCGCCTCCACGCCGGTGAGCGCCGCACAGCCGGAAGAGAAGGCCCGCAGCAGCAGGAAGACCAGCGCGAAGCTGGAGAGACCGCTCCGTTCGGCGTGGATGGTGAGATCGGCGGTCGGGGCCTTCATGGTGTCGCCGAGCACCAGCCCCCGGAAGGCACCCCAAATGATCATGATGAACACGCCGGCGACGAAGATGTAGGTCGGGATGGCGAAGAGCTTCCCCGACTCCTTCATACCGCGCAGGTTCATCAGCGTCAGCAGCACG contains:
- a CDS encoding APC family permease, producing MSKLTDVPKRILIGRALRSDKLGETLLPKRIALPVFASDPLSSVAYAPGEVLLVLSIAGVSAYHFSPWIAVAVVVLMFTVVASYRQNVHAYPSGGGDYEVATTNLGPKAGLTVASALLVDYVLTVAVSIASGVENLGSAVPFFVEHKVFCAVGMIVLLTLMNLRGMKESGKLFAIPTYIFVAGVFIMIIWGAFRGLVLGDTMKAPTADLTIHAERSGLSSFALVFLLLRAFSSGCAALTGVEAISNGVPAFRKPKSKNAATTLAMMGLLAVTMFCGIIGLAMATDVKMAENPATDLLRHGVGVGSGFTQDPVISQVAAAVFGDGTFFFVVLAGATALVLFLAANTAYNGFPLLGSILAQDRYLPRQLHTRGDRLAFSNGIVLLAGAAILLVVIYGADSTRLIQLYIVGVFVSFTLSQTGMVRHWNRHLATEQDQAKRRHMVRSRAINTFGAFFTGLVLVVVLLTKFTHGAWVALLGMVIFYVTMSAIRRHYDRVSEEIAAPDAPSDDSLRPSRVHSIVLVSKVHKPTLRALAYAKLMRSDHMEALSIGVDPAETKALRDDWERRGINVPLKILDSPYREITRPIIEYVKGLRRESPRDVVSIYIPEYVVGHWYEHILHNQSALRLKGRLLFTPGVMVTSVPYQLESSELAKKRAKKRADWSAPGSVRRGPVSRPKEPSGSSGTKGKS